The DNA sequence ACTGCGTCGACGGCTAGAGCGTACGTGCGCCATCGCCACGTAAGAACTCACAAAAGCGAAGCAGCGACAGAATACATGACAAGAAAGCCACGAGGTGAGAGCTAACACCTGGAGACAAAGTACTTGTTCTACTGCCTGGTGAAAGGAATAAGTTGATACTCATGTAGAAAGGGCCTTCCAGCGTTGTAGAAAGGAGAAATCCGCTGGACTACGTCGTTGACATTGCGAGCAAGACAACGGCATTTCATATAAATATGTAGCAAAAATATGAAGAGTGACCTAACACCGAATTGCTTGATCTAACAGCGACAACAGTTGGGACAGATGACGCGAGAGATCTACAGCTCGAAGAGACAACGCCGCCTTACCCATCCCTCGTCCGAACGCAGACATCAAAAAACGTCGCCATTTCGAACCAACTGACTATGGATCAGGGACTCCAATTTGAAGCTGCCCTTACAACCTACGACGATAGATCTTCCGATCTACTTGGAAAGGCTGATGTCCTGCAATGTCATTTGAAACTGGCTACTACTgcgttatgcaaaatagaagtgaggcgtgcagacaggagacaagagtagagaagtggacaacacaaacgccgtgTTGTCCACTTGGAACATaaaatggaacataaaaggtcgttaaccggtggatcgccttctaatctttcgcttcattgccgagattgtaactgcacgccagagttagatgaatgcgcgatattgtacaggcataggaatgaagatacacgtcttatggtagaggcatggcatatctataatggtggaagtgcgtgcgtgagtcagccttcgattactttacataaggaagagattaagtaccttaacagttatctctcacgtaggccggcacgtttacctGATTGAcacgattgacacgtggtgttaccattcctgagcatgcgcagatgagttttgtgccttctttcttttttcgcctcagtggcCCCTTCAGTTgatacggcgttcgtgttgtccacttctctactcttgtgtcctgtctgcacgcctcacttctattttgcataatgaatccttaccaactagctcagctttctgtcgttctactaCTGCGCCTATACAAGTCCGCAAATACCCCGTGCCATTTGCTGTCAAATATGCCATGAAACAAGAAGTCCAGGGCATGCTGAAGTTAGGCATCATAGAAAAATCAAAGTCGGCATATCAGGCACCCATTGGCACCCATATCATGCACCCAAAAAAAAGACTGCGCAGTGCGCCTCTGCATAGATTTTGGACCAATTGGTCAAAATGTAGGACCCGACTGTGAGACCATTCCTAGAGCACACATGATGTTTTCCAAGTTCACTGGAAGTCGCTATTTTTCTAAATTCGACTTCACAAAAGGGTATTAGCAAGTACCCATGACCACCGAGTCCAAAGAAGTCGCTAAATTTTCTTGCGACTTTAGATTATACCAATTTAAGTACACGTCTTTTGGCATTAAGACCGCACCTGCTGTCTTCAACCGATTGATGAGGGGGTTGTCGGAGACATACCTCATGTTTACTATCACTTCGCTGACGTTCTCGTGGCCACAGAAACATGAGAAGAGCATTTAAACACTTTAACTTGCTTGTTTCAAAGAGTGCGAGCGGCCAAACTAACCGTAAGATCCAAGAAAAGGAAAATCGCCTCCCCAGCACGTGCTTCTTGGCCCATCTGCAAGGACAAGGCGTTTTACAGCCCTCGAAAGACACAGCCGACATGATCACATGATCAGCATCAATAAATGACCTGAAACAAAGAAGGAGCTCAGGGCCTTCTTAAGACTCATGGGCTGTTACCGGGATAGCTGtcagttgggcgtgttggtaaacgtTGATGATGCAAAAGCACTGCGAAAACAGAGACTTAGGAAGAACTGTGGGCAAAGCACTTTGTCCTGTGTTCTTCCTAAGTCTCCGTTTTCGCAGCACTTTTCCATCACGAACTATTACCGGAACTTTCTTCCTAACTACGCTGAGCTTGCCCGTCCACTCGCTGATCTTACGAAGAAAGACCCTCCGCACCGGCTGAATTGGCAGACACCGCACGAACAGGCGACTAAAATAGCTGTCGTCACCGCAGCCTGTATTAAAGGCTCCAGACTTGAGCAAGTACTTCTTCTTGCGCACGGATGCCTCTTCGATAGGACTGATGACATCATCCTATCAGCGTGAACTGTGGACTCTCGACACTCCGTAGTGCTACTACTACTCTCGACGTTTTGAACTTGTAGGGAAATTTGATAGGAGTTTAGAACATTTGAATTGTACGGCCGAGTGCACGTGACTGTTGTGGTGCAGCGATGCACGAAGAGGAGAGGCCGGTGTCTGGCGCTGAAGGGGCAGCCGTGCCGCCAACCCTCAGATAACGATACCCAATGACGCCAAAGCCATGAGGGTTTGCTCTGTATTAAAAGTTCCTTTAAAAAGTCTCAATTTAATGTTAACATAAGCAAAACTACTACCTCTCCTTGCTGGAATTCGGATTGCACGCGGGATTATAGACGACGAAAAGCCGCCTGGAAGAAATTAGAATCAGTGTCCGAGTAACTGGAGTGATTATAAATTTGCAGCTGCGGCGTTCAAGAGAACAGTGTGGAAAGCAAAATACAAGTATGACGAAAAACATCATGACTTCCTCTCTAAGCCCGCCAACAAAAGGCTCTGTTCAGATTCCTTCGATATAGAAAATCCATACCGACACCAGCGAATAGTGAATCGATAATTGTTTCACCACGCAACATATCTGATCCTTTAGAATTCATAGGAAACGGCTTAGCGCAACGCTTAACATCACGTTTGCCGAATGGGCCATTAAGGCCTCCCATCGCAGACGACTTTCTGGAAGTCACAGTGTCAGAGCTCTGTAATGTCCTTAGATCTCTGCATGCTTCAGCTCCAGGCCCTGACGGCATTTCCACTGCCATGCTAAAAATGTTGTTCGAAATGCCTTCTGACGACATTCTGAACACAGTGTATTATTCTCTAAAAAAGTGCTTCGATTCCACCAGAATGGAGGACATCCAAAATTATTACGCTGCTAAAAAAGAAGGAGCTGGCTACAATCTTGACAACATTAGGCCTATCTAGGCCAAATAGGCCAAATAGGCCTTGCGTCAAATATGGTAAAAGTAATTGAAAGAGTTTTATACGATCGTATGATGGATCATAAATCTGAAAATTCGTTACTGAGCCCAAGTAAAATAGGTTTGCGACCCAGTCTCTCCATTTGGTGTACGCATGTAGGTTTGGAAAGCTGCATCGAACTTGctcagcacagaaaaaaaaagtaagtgcttTAGTGACTCTTGACATAGCAAAAGCTCATGATGGCGTTGAGTACTCTCTACTGCTGGACGGATTACAGTCCTACAATTTTCCCAGATATATAACGGCATGGATTTTTGAATTTCCAAGAAACGGAAAATTTCATTGGTTTCAAAAcggcttttcttcaagaaaggtTGATCAGACAAGATGGGTGCACCAGGGCGCTGTTCCATCTCCTGTACTATTTAGCCTATTCATGACTCCAGTACTGCTGCACCAGGATGTGCATCTGtatgtctatgcagatgacaaTACATATTTAGCGACAGCTAGAGAGATCAATTCTCTTCACCTGTAtttgcaaacgtacctctgtACTCCAGAGAGGTCGTGGCTTAACAATTTGCATCTGGCAGTAAACGCAAACAAAAGTGCAGCCCTTGTTTTTCCATTTTCCGGGCCGTTACAGTTATCGTTAGTATATGAACAGAGAACCATTCGGCAGGTACAGTCGCTTAAGTACTTGGGTATCCTATGTGATGGAAAACTTCACTGGCGttctcacatagaaaatattggaaCGAAGAGGACACGAACCGCATGTTTACTGCATAGAATCAGTAACCGGCGTTCTGGTATGCGATGTGACAGACGAATTATAATTTATCGTATGTATgtacgaccgattctagaatttggCTGTGTTTTGTTCTCCGAAAGCGCCAAATATAAATTAAGACCACTTGTTCTTTTAGCAAGAGGAGCTCTTCTGCTATGTTTACAtcttcctaaattcgttgctaataatgCACTATACCAAGAAGCGCGTCTACCTACTATTCACACgtgattccgcatgcttacggttcaaacctacttaaACGAACGGCGAAAGGGACCAACCTGCCTGGGCAGAACAGGATTGATAAGGGCCACCGTCATGTTGCCGATTCCACGCCCCACTGTCGAAGTGTCGCCGCTGGGAATTTGTAGTCGAGAGACAGCCGGGCCAAGGGCACAGTGTGCACAGCTGAGTATGCAGGAAATTCCAAATTCGGCATCGGCCAAACACATTTGAGGATCCGCGGCATGCATACACTCCCCTTTCCTGTTATAGTCCAGCGCCGCGCACAGTTCATCGACTAACGGACGTGATAAACGGACTAACGTCGAAGAATTCTCATATACGCCTCCGTAGGACCTCATGTATACCTATGCATGCAGTGGATCGCATCACGCGTTACAGACAgaaaaacggacggacggacaaagtTCCGAGGGAAGaagccctagaatgcttacgcattattaTAGGTACGTCAGGAGTACCTAACAACTACCGGGCGTATGTTGGTGCTTCCACGTTTCCAGTACGCTTGCGTATCCAACGCGGTTTGCTAGCAGTAGACTTGGTGCTGCAGGCCCCGCTGCTTGCTTAACAGTCATGcgaaaagggggaagggggtgggaAATTCCACATAATTTTAGCAGGCGCTTGCCTATCGGCTATGCCTGGTTATTCTGGCCGCCAACAGATAATGCCACAAGCAGACGTGTTTCTCCTAGCGGCCACTTGCTGgtgctctaagcagcctccgcagaaCACGGGCCACGCACTCGCGTGTTCCgtttcataaaggaccaccctgtacatCTAGAAGGTTCTGTCTGGTAGTGATCGCCAAAAGAGGATTTTCGGTAGGTTGAAGCAATGCAACACCACCCCGAGGAGCTTCATCACTTAGTTTTCTACCTGGGAGCGTCGTAGAAGGGTCGAGGATGATGACTGGCGGCGCTGTGAGGAGCGAGACTAGCGGTGTTGAGGTGAGAGGGGCGGGGAATAGCGGGGCTCAGCCACATGTTCTTGAGGGGCGACTTGGTTGGAGCTGGCCATATGCGAGTGATAGTGGCCGGGTGCACTAAAGTAACCGGGAAAATTAGTCTGTGCTGTAGAACTCCAGCGACTTCGGCAGTCGCGAGAGATGTGGCCGACGCGGTGACAATGAAAACAAATAGGGTTGTCGTCGGGCGTTCGCCGTGCGGACAGATTCTGGAACCATGGAGGAAAGTCTGATGTGGGTCAAGGTGGAGTTGGAAAATGTGGCTGGATTTCGGAGCTAGGAGCCAAGGAAACGGAGTACATACCCATATTAGCGAACTCCTGTAGGCCGACGGCTTGGATAAGGGGTGTAGGATCCGAAGGTGGGCGGAAGGACTGAGGTTCCAGGGTAGTTAGAGGGACTGCTTCGAGTTCACGCCAAACGATACGCGCAACATTACGGTAGGTGCTGGCCGGGCCAGAAAGATCATACGATGATGTTCCTGCGCTATTCGGCACGCACTGGGACTAATGTGCAATGTGTCAGCTTTCGGTTTGTTCCAGGTGGCCACAATATTTAACGATGGCGTAAACAGCCGCAACGTTCGTAAACAGAAACaagttgaaagcatcgtcggcaaTAACTACATGCGCAACTTTGTCCACCTCGGCCATGTTTTCGTCGGCTTTACGGCAGACAGCTAAGACGTCTTGTATATATGTCACAAATcaggctccgttgacgtctgcgtACGAGTAGATAATTTCTTCTTGGCAGTGAGATATCGGCCGAAGTGGTTCCGAAATAAGTCGCGAATTTCCTGCTTGAAGCTGCCCCAGCTTTTGAGCTCATGTTCATGGGTTCAAAACCATACTCGAGGCGTTCTGCCGAGTTGAAAAATAACGTTCGCGAAcgtgatagtagggtcccacgtGTTGTTAGTGCTGACGCCTTCGTAGACGTTCAACCAGTAATAGACGTCTGTTGCGTCCAGGCGTGAGAAGACGCCAGGATCTTTGGgggcggaaagcgtcaccaaacTCGTTGTTATAGGTAGGGAGGCCGATGTGGTCGAGGTTGATTTACCGGATGTCATGGTGAAAAACCTCGAGTGAGCATCCGCAGCGGAGCTCCGCAGCGAAGTCAGGGCGATCCTTGTCTTCGCTGCGGAGCATTGACCAAATATGTTACGTATAAGGATTCACGGGAATGACTATTTACATGCATACTTACAAGTGTGTATGCATGTAACCCTGCCCAGAACGAACAGCCCGTGTCACTTATAACGTCGTCATCATAATCTCTTCAATCATGACAGGCCTGCTGTTGGTCACTGTTCTGTAGcaatatgttatatatatatatatatatatatatatatatatatatatatatatatatattccatttATTTTTTGCAATTTCTGTTGCTCTTGTAGGAGGTATATAGCTAGCACATTCACGTGATGTAATAAGGTACGAAGCTAGAAGAGCAGCTTGAATATTATCACACGTCATGAATTGCGCAGGCACAAGAGCAGGACACAATTTCCTTGAAAGATATCAGCAAATGTTATTGAAACAACAACGCGAACAAAAAAGCTAGTGTGACAAGCACCTGCAGCTTAAAGAAATGAACACGCATACCAACGAAATTAAGTATCAGATACGGGACATGAATGGAACACTTTACTGACTTAGTTGTGGTGTAGTGAGATTAAGCAGAATCTAGAGGAACTTTTGGCATAACCAGAGCAGTGCGTGAACGAGCTTGTCGACGGTGTGGGTGACTCTTGGCTCAGCGCTGGCTTTTCGTGGCATGTCGCCGGGAACGTACACGTCTCTGTGACTTGCGGGCGGACGAGAGCGCGCTAATGCCATAAGGGGGGGGAATATGTGGGCCCTCCTCGCGACAGCTGCCTTCGCTGTCGCGTAGTCGACCTTGTTCAGGCTGCGGTACCTGGCGATTCGGAGGGCCTCCTTCCACTTGGGACACGCGTTAGAGCATGGGTCGTGCTCCTGGCCGCAATTGACGCAGGCTGGCCTAGACGCCGGGCAGAGTGCGCGGCCGTGTGCACCACCGCATCTCCTGCACGTGGCCGGGCTGCAGCAGACCACTTGGACGTGGCcgatgcggccgcagcggcggcaGCGTGGCGGTCGGTCCACGTGCGGGTGCACCCGATGCTCGACGAGCCCCACGAGTACGTTGTGGGGCAGCTGAGAGGAAGCGAACGTGAGCACCGCCGGCCCACCGGGAGGCCGAGGAATGCGCACCGCAACGATGGGCGCCCTGGAACGGATGGACGCCTCCAGCTGTCTCTCGGTGACGCCGGGAGGGATGCCGTACACCACGCCCACGCTGCCGTACGAGCCGTGTGGCTCGCGCACCTGCACGGGCACACTACACAGCGTCTTCAGGGTGAGCAGCTTGGCAGTGGCCTCAATGGCGTTTGTGTCCACGGCCAGTAGGTTGAGGCGAAGGTTGAGGCGTACTTTACTTATGCCTTCGGGCGTGACCGCCTGCAGCTCTTTGGACACCTTGAGGGCGTCCAATGTCTTCACCTGCGTCACGCCATCACTGGGGGAGATGATGACCACCTTGCCCACCGCCGGGACCTTCTTGTCGTCGGTCGATGCTGCCTCAACTTGTTTCGTGCTAGTGGTTTTCTTCGGCTTGAGGGATCCGCTTCTGGGCATGTCGGTCGCGTACAGCTTCCACGGCCGCGTAGCAAGGAGCTCTGTTGGGAACATGCGTGATGCGCTCACGCAGAGCCGTTCAATTGAATCGCACTTGGCTGACGGAGCGGTAACAATTAGTGGCAATAACTTTTCTCGTGCATCGCAAAAACACCGGCTTGCACGGGCTTGGCGATATGATTATACTGTCAGAACCAAATTTATCGTGGTCTTCTGAGTATATTTTGCGTGGTACTCTGAGAGTTTCGACGCTTTCTTTCATGAACGGCTCTTTGTCCGAATGTTCGAGAACTGCCTGTGACGGACGGACAGCTCAGCAGCAGGAGCTGCAATCCGCAGGAGGAAAACTGAGGTGCCATTTCAATATAGAATGTTTTATATTAACGTTGAAacgttaacacattgttttacAGATAACCTGTGGTATATAGCACAAATATACTTATTGTGCTATCCAAATCCAAAAGGCTGACATTTACTCTGGCAATCAAAATATATCATTTCATcttattaatttttatttatatGTTTAGAGAATACTGTAGGCTTTGTAAGGGCCCGTGCAGGAGGAGCATTGCTACAAACAAAAGGGCCAACTAAAATATGCTGAAGTGTAGAAATATAACAATACCATAGGTATGtagcaaaaaggaaacaaaagctaTATTGTAAATGCAGCTCGCGAATTCAACCAGAAActctaaaaaaataaagtaaaaaagcagaagaaatagaATTGCCAGGAGCGGTGTGCTCAGGCGTCAACACGCTCAATACATTCTGCGCTAGTAAGAAGTGATAAGGGCAACGCATTCTACTGAGCTATTCTACGCGGGGACAAGGGATATTTAAAAGTGCTTGTCCTAGCGAAGTACGGGTTTACGGTCATGGCGTGTTAGTGTCTTGTCAGTCATGGTGTCAGGGGTTAAATGTATTGCCTAAGATTAAAGGCCAACGGCAATGAAAGTTCATTTGGGCTACATTGACTATAGATGCCTAGCGTATACTCTAAAAGTAATCTTGGTAACGCCGCAAGGCTGGTAATTGCCTACTTTTGTTATTAGCGGTTATTAAATAACGCCTATGCAGACAACGCGTGCACCTGGTGACAAACCGCAGGAATGCAGATATGGCGAGTATTGAAGAACCGCACGGAATTGCTAATCTTTCCTTTGCGCCATGTTGCGCTTAGGCAGCCAGGCGCTTTGCTCGCTCATCATTTGCGAGTTGATTGACATCGCTGCCGGCGTGCGTTCTCCCTGTTGCGCTCATGATTTCAGTTGTTGCAAGAATGCCGGTGCGTTGCGTGGCCGACCGGGTTCTCGAATACGTATTCGAACTCGAGCAATGGCTTTGCAATACACAACATTGAGTAGACGAAGGCCGAACACGTCTTTCCTGTTTCAGCTTCTAGAGCGAAAGTGTGCGCCGCGGCGCAGCAAGCAAGGCCAACGCGGACCAGCGAACGCGCAGAAATCATGTAAGCTGCAATTGACGAAGCTGCGCAAGCGACAGTTCAACAGCACGATCACTTACCCATCAAGATCCGTATGGCAAACGCTTTCTCGGGGTGCCTATATAATTACTCTATGCCACGATGGCGCAGAAAACCAAAGGTAACGTTCAATGGAAAGTTGTATTCAAGGGCGATATCTTCGAGCGATCATATCCGGTAGTGCGTCAGCGTCAAGACACTTTGTGCGTCTCTACATCGGAGACATTGAAGTAGACAAAGGAAATCGTTTCTTACACAGCGCCGGAAACGAGCAGAAACCGTATGCTGCATTTGTCGCGAAGTATTAGTAGGATCTTGATGAGGCATAGGTGGTTCATATATAGAattgaggttaaacagcgcgaataaaacaaggacacgagggaACAAATACCAAAGACAAGTgttgactgccaactggaagtttacttGAAATTATCTAGCCGTAattatacctttttcagcataggcatgcgtacaccagtcgcaaaaacatctgcaaatcagcagCATCATAACCTTTCATCCATAAAAGCTATTTCCTTTTctgacaaggcaagagagggagcgcttacacatttatctccttcctttctaaagTAATAAGCCTCTatccctttccctcttaccttttcctttccgTATGAATTTCGTTTTTTCGAATATTGGAGGCCAGCGAcacttgttacaatgtcctgctaaatgactcccatagccattctttagatTATCGCTGTGCTGCCGAGCTCTTTCTTGGAAAcactgtcccccccccctcccccttttgaCCTATATTAATTTTCCCACAGCTAagcggtatctgatagataaAGTTGCGCCTGTACCCAGTGAAACGGGatttatgatttgtggtgcacaggggccTTTCACGCGTTTTCATATGATTGCATATCGAGGACAGCTTACGCGGGGCACTGAAAAGCAAATTAATATCATGTCTACTTgaaactttctttagattgtgcgccaacttgtgcaagtatggcaccacgtgcgcttctctcttgtctttattcttttgtttttgtgatgTTTCGGAActtattcttttctctttctgcaagatggcttcgcatactgaagtgatcacagaactgggaGAGCCTGTGTTCTGTAATCGCGCTATATGATTTAAAAACATTGATCGCACTCATGCTCGCACGACTTACTCAGTGCtgcctgttacgtttcgcctacgacgcgcggtttagccggcgcgactgcaacaaagcggcagacattttggcccgttcggcgtcgccgctacgctccccgccaggcgtttccaggcatgttccgatgccacgtgtcttcatgtgcgtgtgtgagtgtatgtgccattgtgcccgaccggcggcgataacgagagtagaagtcaccttctccttccagtcattgtgcccgaccagaggcgctacgagagcagaagttaccttctcctcccagtcattgtgcccgaccagaggcgctacgagagccgaagttaccttctcctcccagtctttgtgcccgaccggcggcgctacgacagtgtgcgtcaccttagcccattgtacaatcacgtgctcgtctattgaggggttccttcttgccctcaactgcgagagtataaaaacagctgcccccggacgccaaaaggaagggctccgatttcttctgttgagtaaagtgctctcccgtctctctacttcggtcaacctgaccgccaactctttacgatgttaaaataaacaagttgttttgttgttaccagtcgactcatgctttgccgggaccttcggatgcttccagttgtaccccaggccgccaggccaacgctacccctggggcttgcgacccaggtacaaccacgggcgtcagcgccgagttcccaaccgatcgcaccagcggtgcgaccacaataactcgcgccagcggtgcgatccaaataactggtggcagcggtgggattcaaacaactgtctgccagcggtgagatcgcgacaacggaggccagcagcgaagagatgcagttgactgtatgctgagcagctcaacgacgatccgggagcagtgcaacgagccctgtgtgatgactggttgcctgcagcggaacgactgcgctgaactcttgactgcgaggtttggtgagtgcgggactttcttcttctgagctttgccaggcttttgttagtgttagaaacagagctggtaattgtggttgtcgttgctgccgggttagtttgcggcaagacaatagtaagcagtagagaaagcagcattcagagcagccatggatttgaagtcgttgcgcaaaccgaaattgttggagcttgcaagagagttgggtctggatgtctcggacaaactcagaaaaccagaactgctaaaggctattcttgagttagaggctgaggatgacgagctgtcggaatgccttgagactattgaggagaggtcaaaaagacaggagcgcgaacttaaagagcaaaaagagaaacaggagcgcgaacttaaagagcagaaagaaaaagaagagcgcgaacatgctttggaaatgaagcgtctcgaggtagagatggaacgcgctcgtaatggaagtcaggcacacggtgcaggagaacgcgtattgttcaaaatgactgacctgatgcggccgtttaagcttggagaggacattggtttgttcctggttaactttgagcgaacgtgcgagaagcaggggttctctcgggaaacgtggccacagcgcttgctcactttgttacccggcgaggcgcccgacgtagtcgctcgcttggatagagaggaggcagaggatttcgacacagtgaaatcgagtcttctaaaaaagtaccggctgtctgcggaggcgttccgtcggaagtttcgggaaaatgagaaaggcaagagtgagtcatatacagagtttgcgtataggcttatgtcaaacatgcaggagtggctcaaagaagagaaagcgtttggtgaccacgataaagttctgcagtgtttcgggctagaacagttttatagtcggttaccggagaacgtgcggtactgggtcttggataggccagacgtttgtacggtggctaaagccgctgagctagccgaggagtttgtgacgcgtcgggctcgcggagctaaggacggtcaaaagggtgaatttggctcgaagtttgagaggccgaggttcacgcccatgagattaaagggggacacgcgtagtgaggatgcgagtgaaagcagtccgaccaaacgtaaagagacggcggcagccaaacgcagaaagcggttcgagatgaggcgagcgcgcgtttgttatacgtgccagaagccgggtcacttttcggcgcagtgtccggaaacagcACCAAAAGTtctgtttttttcaataggcagcactgacgagaacatgaagcttctcgagccttacatgcgagacctcctcgtgaacgggaaagagtgccgagtgcttcgcgattccgcagctacaatggatgtagttcacccgtcttatgtagaaccccatatgttcacgggcgagtgcgcatggatcaagcaagccgtggaagctcatagcgtgtgtctgccagtagcaaaggtgcttattgaaggacctttcggagcgcttgagacggaggcggcagtgtcatctatgctgcccccccagtacccgt is a window from the Dermacentor variabilis isolate Ectoservices chromosome 3, ASM5094787v1, whole genome shotgun sequence genome containing:
- the LOC142573898 gene encoding uncharacterized protein LOC142573898; its protein translation is MFPTELLATRPWKLYATDMPRSGSLKPKKTTSTKQVEAASTDDKKVPAVGKVVIISPSDGVTQVKTLDALKVSKELQAVTPEGISKVRLNLRLNLLAVDTNAIEATAKLLTLKTLCSVPVQVREPHGSYGSVGVVYGIPPGVTERQLEASIRSRAPIVAVRIPRPPGGPAVLTFASSQLPHNVLVGLVEHRVHPHVDRPPRCRRCGRIGHVQVVCCSPATCRRCGGAHGRALCPASRPACVNCGQEHDPCSNACPKWKEALRIARYRSLNKVDYATAKAAVARRAHIFPPLMALARSRPPASHRDVYVPGDMPRKASAEPRVTHTVDKLVHALLWLCQKFL